ATACGCACAATATAGGGCTACCAACCCGATCTGTCAAGCCATATTTAGTGACTACATTATGCGCCCACAAAACCTACGGAAAGATACAGGTTTCGGCCAGAAAGTATGCAATCAGTTACTGTCGACAGCGCGGAACTTCAGGCTAGAGACCAATCCGCATGCCGAGGCGAAGGATGCGGGGATTCATGATCTCGAGGACTTGGCCGAACCCGGTGACCCCGCTCAGGCGATAGTCGTACTGGCTGCCCAGCACGGTGCCGGCATTGACCAGATTGAAAACGTCGAGGTCGATGTTGACGCTGACCTTCTGGATCTTGAACTCTTTGCCGATGCGAGCATCGATCGATGTGACGGTCGGAAGACGGTTCGCCCCGACGTCTTTCAGCAGCAGCACCGACTTGCTGCTGCTGAAGTAATCGCCCGTGGCCGTCACGCTGCTCCGGAACCAGGGCCGGCTGAAGCCCTGGCGCATCACCATATTGAATCCGGCGTGAATGCCCCATCGCGCCTGATAGAGGCCGTTGGCAACCCATTGGTACCTCGGGAGGATCTGGTAAATACCGCTCTTGCCCGAGCCAGCCGACGCGGTCACCACCAGACCGCCATTGACCAGCGGCTCGCCCGGCGATGGAGTCGGATCACCAATCGCAGTCGCCGGGTCGTCAAAGTACTCGCGATGGTCGTTGGTCGAGAACCCCACGCGCGCCATCCACCTGTTGGACAGACGCTTTGTGGCGCTTGCCTCGAAGCCCAGGTACCTCTGGTGGTACCCGTCACGGCGCGTGTATTCCACACCACCGGTCTGGGCCGACACCGGGACGTTTGCGGCCAGCACCGAGTAATAGGGCACGCTGAACCTGGAGCCGTCGGGCAGCGGCCCGCCAGTGAGCGTCCCGGCCAGAGTGTATGCCGGCGACCTGAGGCCGATGTAGGGCGTCCAGTTGAAGTTGGTGAACCGGCGATAGGTGAACGACGCGCTGATGCCGACGTTGCTGAACAGTGTGCGATCGATGCCGGCGACAAATTCGTCAATCGTCGGCACCCCATAACTCCCGAGCTGGTTGCGCGCCATCAGCGTGGCGGGATCGAAGCCGCCCCAGCCGGCCAGAGACGAGGTGTCGATTTCGCCAGGGTCGGCGACGCCGTTACGATTCAAATCGACGGCACGAAAGGCGATGTATCGATCCTGTACCGGCGAAATCACGCTCGACGTGCCGTTCCCCAGCTGCGAAGCGAACCGCGCGAAGCTGGCCCGGAGCTGCATCCTGCGCTCGTCGTCGAGCGCATAGGTGATGCCCAGGCGTGGGGAAAATGAATTCCATGTGATCGCGTCAGCAACGGCCGGCGCGGTGATCGCGGGCAGCCACCTCTCGAAGCCTGGGACTGCGGGCTCGCTCGTTTGAAGCGTGCCATCCGCCTGGTGATCGTAGCGCAGGCCCACCATGATGGTTGCCCGCCGGGACGTGACGGTGTCGCCAATCCAACCGGAGATGTACTTTGCGCGGGCGTTCGAGGCAAACGGGCTCTCAACGGTAACGAAGATGTCCGGGTAGCCGTTGTAGTACGACACGATGGACTTGCCGTTGCTGCTCGACACCTCCGACGTCGTTTCGGCCGTGGCCCGGCGCCAGGACACGCCGAACTTCAGCTCGTGGCTGCCGCGGAAATAACTGCCCTCCGCCATCATTACCTGCTGCGGCCGGTTGGTGTGGTAATCCCATGAGGAACCGTGCCAGACACCGCTGTCGTCGTAGTAGACGTCCCTGTTCATGCCGCCCTGAGGCACGAGGTCGAACCTGCTGGGCATGTGCGAGCCGCGCACAGTCAGGAACAGGTCGCTGTTCACGACGACATTCACCTCGCCCTTGTAGAAATTGCTCGGACCGGTCTGGTTGACGGTCGTCTCGGGCGGACGCGTGGCGCTCGCGTTGCGCCCGAACGCCTGCTTGTCGCCGTGGAACCACAAGAAGCTGGCGCGGACGTTCCCGGTCGCCTGTCCCGGAATCTTCGTCGCCCAGTTCGTGAGCGACGTATCGTCCGGGGTCTGCCTGATGGTCAGCGTGTCCACGTCGGTCCGGCCCATCGACCCCCACATCCACAGCCTGTCCCTGACAATCGGGAAGCCGGATTCGAAACCAGTGTCCAGGTACTTCTTGATCCGGTTGCCATTGCCGTCCGGACTTCCAAGCGCAGTGGCCAGCACGGCGGGCATGTTGTTGCCCTGCATCGACTGGCTTTCGTAGTAGATGCGGGCCGATCCACGCGGCGTATTGCTGCCGGATCTCAGAATGAAGTTCAACGCGACTCCACCCGTCGCGCTCGACATGTCGCTCCCCCCCGTCGTGACATTCATCTCCTGGAACATGTCGAAGTCGTAGTAGGTCGGCGTCGATCCGGTGGCTGCCATGTCGGTGATCGGGATGCCGTCGAGGTTCCACGTGTTGTCGCCGCTGGGTGCGCCCTTCGCCTGATACGCGGACTGCTGGCCTGATTCCGACCCCCCGACATTGACGCGATCCACGATGACCCCTGGCACGGTCTGCAGGACAATCCACGGATCACGCGCCAGCGGAATATTCTGGAGCTCATCGAGCGTCACGCTGGTCGAGGTCGCAATCTTGTTCCTGTCAATCACAAGAGTCCTAGCCGCCACCTCGACCTTCTCCCTGAGGCCGCCGATCGCGAGGGCCGCCTTGAGCTGGACGTTGCCTC
This portion of the Acidobacteriota bacterium genome encodes:
- a CDS encoding carboxypeptidase regulatory-like domain-containing protein is translated as MKFNQLSMIALLTLSVGIPAAAQVSTGRIEITAVDGTGAVLSGVLVEVTGPQHDTRVTGPDGAARFLSLAPGTYQITASLSGFADYVNASVSVAAGGNVQLKAALAIGGLREKVEVAARTLVIDRNKIATSTSVTLDELQNIPLARDPWIVLQTVPGVIVDRVNVGGSESGQQSAYQAKGAPSGDNTWNLDGIPITDMAATGSTPTYYDFDMFQEMNVTTGGSDMSSATGGVALNFILRSGSNTPRGSARIYYESQSMQGNNMPAVLATALGSPDGNGNRIKKYLDTGFESGFPIVRDRLWMWGSMGRTDVDTLTIRQTPDDTSLTNWATKIPGQATGNVRASFLWFHGDKQAFGRNASATRPPETTVNQTGPSNFYKGEVNVVVNSDLFLTVRGSHMPSRFDLVPQGGMNRDVYYDDSGVWHGSSWDYHTNRPQQVMMAEGSYFRGSHELKFGVSWRRATAETTSEVSSSNGKSIVSYYNGYPDIFVTVESPFASNARAKYISGWIGDTVTSRRATIMVGLRYDHQADGTLQTSEPAVPGFERWLPAITAPAVADAITWNSFSPRLGITYALDDERRMQLRASFARFASQLGNGTSSVISPVQDRYIAFRAVDLNRNGVADPGEIDTSSLAGWGGFDPATLMARNQLGSYGVPTIDEFVAGIDRTLFSNVGISASFTYRRFTNFNWTPYIGLRSPAYTLAGTLTGGPLPDGSRFSVPYYSVLAANVPVSAQTGGVEYTRRDGYHQRYLGFEASATKRLSNRWMARVGFSTNDHREYFDDPATAIGDPTPSPGEPLVNGGLVVTASAGSGKSGIYQILPRYQWVANGLYQARWGIHAGFNMVMRQGFSRPWFRSSVTATGDYFSSSKSVLLLKDVGANRLPTVTSIDARIGKEFKIQKVSVNIDLDVFNLVNAGTVLGSQYDYRLSGVTGFGQVLEIMNPRILRLGMRIGL